In the Salvelinus namaycush isolate Seneca unplaced genomic scaffold, SaNama_1.0 Scaffold1262, whole genome shotgun sequence genome, one interval contains:
- the LOC120036239 gene encoding caspase recruitment domain-containing protein 11-like gives MQKLVCRGGREENDSLRNFKNSLQPEESSLSQDPKSSPRMSRASVFITQILQFVSRVDNKYKRMNSSERVRIVSSGNPTLPRAGFETLRQDDCADPYSDVSRSVNLVPYSLVSPQRVQRKRPVLISPNSLARTVIQKILNMGGAMDFNICKPDVLTKEEFLMRQRIDPIISSREKNPNTFEVVSPENIEAVAAKGKHCLMEADVSCVKDLLRREIYPIIIHIKICDKNIRKLRKLPLRVDSEEEFVRVCRSRERELESVPNPSPLTPDLCLQQEAASSCGQ, from the exons ATGCAGAAGCTGGTGTGtcgaggaggaagagaggagaatgaCAGCCTGCGCAACTTCAAG AACAGTTTACAGCCTGAAGAGTCCAGCCTGTCCCAAGACCCCAAATCCAGCCCTCGCATGTCCAGAGCCAGCGTCTTCATCACACAGAtactacag TTTGTCAGCAGGGTGGATAATAAGTATAAGCGTATGAACAGCAGTGAGCGTGTTCGCATCGTGAGCTCAGGAAACCCAACGCTTCCCAGAGCAGGCTTCGAAACCCTCAGACAGGATG actgTGCAGACCCATACAGTGATGTGAGTAGGAGTGTGAACCTGGTTCCGTACAGCCTGGTCTCCCCCCAGCGGGTCCAGAGGAAGAGGCCGGTTCTGATCAGTCCAAACAGTCTGGCCCGGACCGTTATACAGAAGATACTCAACATGGGCGGAGCCATGGACTTCAACATCTGCAAACCAG ATGTCCTAACTAAAGAAGAGTTCTTAATGAGACAGAGGATTGACCCCATCATCTCCTCCAGAGAGAAAAACCCCAACACCTTCGAGGTTGTCTCTCCTGAGAACATAGAGGCCGTCGCTGCCAAG GGTAAACACTGTTTGATGGAGGCTGACGTAAGCTGTGTTAAAGACCTGCTGAGGAGAGAGATCTACCCAATCATCATCCACATCAAGATCTGTGACAAGAACATCAGGAAGCTAAG GAAGCTGCCTCTTCGTGTGGACAGTGAGGAGGAGTTTGTCAGAGTGTGtcggagcagagagagagagctggagagtgTTCCTAACCcctcacctctaacccctgacctctgtctCCAACAGGAAGCTGCCTCTTCGTGTGGACAGTGA